A genomic region of Chitinimonas arctica contains the following coding sequences:
- a CDS encoding PAAR domain-containing protein, with protein sequence MGQPAARLGDSIVNAADIHIVLVPSPGGPVPTPQPFPFNGKISLNTSSNVLVNRRPAALRGSQAINIPPHIPASGTFQTPPTNMGRILLASTTVRINGKGAARAGDPCETCHDVPPAGPQAPLPMVVVAGTANVLIG encoded by the coding sequence ATGGGACAACCCGCCGCCCGCCTTGGCGATAGCATCGTCAATGCCGCCGATATCCATATCGTGCTGGTCCCCTCGCCGGGCGGGCCGGTACCGACGCCGCAGCCCTTTCCGTTCAACGGCAAGATCAGTCTCAATACCAGTTCGAATGTGCTGGTCAACCGCCGGCCAGCCGCCTTGCGCGGCTCGCAGGCGATCAATATCCCGCCCCATATCCCCGCCAGCGGCACCTTCCAGACGCCGCCCACCAATATGGGCCGGATCCTCCTGGCCAGCACCACCGTACGCATCAATGGCAAGGGTGCCGCCCGGGCCGGCGATCCCTGCGAAACCTGCCACGACGTGCCGCCGGCGGGCCCGCAAGCGCCGCTGCCGATGGTAGTGGTGGCCGGTACCGCCAATGTATTGATCGGCTGA
- a CDS encoding DUF4255 domain-containing protein: MAEPASPDSGQIVRLVSESLRRLIRAHIPELAAESAVVFDSPADIDSHDENKLSLYLYQIEHNPWLRNLPPTLSGRGGEPGRPNALEVTPAPLVVDLVYMLVPYARSAEMELVLVDKLVRLFHDMPALIGPWLHPLLRQAGNERIAIVPDQNSIESLRALWAGFPNKSYKLTKLYTLSPVRIPAGQPYSADMVTETELTLINMRPQPDPAGAARP, translated from the coding sequence ATGGCCGAACCAGCAAGCCCAGACAGCGGCCAGATCGTCAGGCTGGTCAGCGAATCGCTGCGCCGGCTGATCCGGGCGCATATCCCGGAGCTGGCCGCCGAATCGGCCGTGGTGTTCGATTCGCCGGCCGATATCGACAGCCATGACGAGAACAAGCTGTCGCTATACCTGTACCAGATCGAGCACAACCCGTGGCTGCGCAATCTACCGCCCACGCTCAGCGGCCGGGGCGGCGAGCCCGGCCGGCCGAATGCCTTGGAGGTGACGCCTGCGCCGCTGGTGGTCGACCTGGTTTATATGCTGGTGCCGTATGCCCGTTCGGCCGAGATGGAATTGGTGCTGGTCGATAAGCTGGTGCGCCTGTTCCACGATATGCCGGCGCTGATCGGTCCGTGGCTGCATCCCTTGCTGCGCCAGGCCGGCAACGAACGCATCGCCATCGTGCCTGACCAGAATTCGATCGAGTCGCTGCGTGCCCTCTGGGCTGGTTTTCCCAACAAGTCGTACAAACTGACCAAGCTGTACACCCTGTCGCCGGTACGCATTCCCGCCGGCCAGCCATACAGCGCCGATATGGTCACGGAAACCGAACTGACCCTGATCAATATGCGTCCGCAGCCGGATCCGGCGGGAGCTGCCCGGCCATGA
- a CDS encoding phage tail protein — MGINAAAAAAQRKGVYLDPFKAYNFFVEVEGILVGGFTSVSGLESRMEVRTVREGGVNDTEYKLGGQVTYSDITLESGITALDPVWLWYQATLQGNIKRKNGSIYLLNDQGVPYVWWDFYNAWPIEWQGPQLDAGQALVATQRFVLAHEGIKKSAAAAAYAVTAGALNAGGAY, encoded by the coding sequence TTGGGCATCAACGCCGCCGCCGCGGCCGCACAGCGCAAGGGTGTGTACCTGGACCCGTTCAAGGCCTACAACTTCTTTGTCGAAGTGGAGGGCATCCTGGTCGGCGGCTTTACCTCGGTGTCCGGGCTGGAATCGCGCATGGAAGTCCGCACCGTGCGTGAGGGCGGCGTCAACGACACCGAATACAAGCTGGGCGGCCAGGTCACTTATAGCGATATCACCCTGGAATCGGGCATCACCGCGCTGGATCCCGTCTGGCTGTGGTACCAGGCTACGCTGCAAGGCAATATCAAGCGCAAGAACGGCTCGATCTACCTGCTGAACGACCAGGGCGTGCCCTATGTCTGGTGGGACTTCTACAATGCCTGGCCGATCGAATGGCAAGGCCCCCAGCTGGATGCCGGCCAGGCCCTGGTGGCGACCCAGCGTTTTGTGCTGGCCCATGAAGGCATCAAGAAAAGCGCTGCGGCGGCCGCCTATGCCGTGACGGCGGGCGCACTCAACGCAGGCGGGGCGTACTGA
- a CDS encoding phage late control D family protein, with protein MTIPSVQTGAFNMLLNRNRLPIPLLAAIHGVEVSNEINVPGMFSFQLNMVSPQGNWQGANLDTFQPGDQVTIQMGLEKLSTLIHGEISAIDPNFDSSYSVATISGFDVMARLRFGNATRIYKNRNENEIAADVASNVKVDIRTPGLPIALNDCVWQRQQSNYQFLLSRAELIDYELVVDNSTLVYRPSAAGLSPVKTLGFPRDLKSVKLRLRVPTEGSVVTVMGFDPATNKVITADSDPNRVRVRMGGSEAGYQFGDDFPSSAIHITDLTLDKVEALQARADAAYLQNLNGFIEGDADLLGDPALVAGVNIKLTGLSKRFDGIYYVLASKHSYDDSSGYHTSLTLRRTGA; from the coding sequence ATGACCATACCCAGCGTCCAGACCGGGGCCTTCAATATGCTGCTGAATCGCAATCGCTTGCCGATTCCGCTGCTGGCCGCCATCCATGGCGTCGAGGTGTCCAACGAGATCAATGTGCCGGGCATGTTCAGTTTCCAGCTCAATATGGTTTCGCCGCAAGGCAATTGGCAGGGCGCCAATCTGGACACCTTCCAGCCGGGTGACCAGGTGACGATACAGATGGGGCTGGAAAAGCTCAGCACCCTGATCCACGGCGAGATCTCGGCCATCGATCCCAATTTCGATAGCAGCTACTCGGTTGCCACCATTAGCGGCTTCGATGTGATGGCTAGACTGCGCTTCGGTAACGCCACCCGCATCTATAAGAACCGCAACGAGAACGAGATCGCCGCCGACGTAGCCAGCAATGTCAAGGTGGATATCCGCACCCCCGGCCTGCCCATCGCGCTGAATGACTGCGTCTGGCAGCGCCAACAGTCGAACTACCAATTCCTGCTGAGCCGTGCCGAGCTGATCGATTACGAGTTGGTGGTGGACAACAGCACCTTGGTGTACCGGCCCTCGGCGGCCGGCCTGAGCCCGGTCAAGACCCTGGGTTTTCCGCGCGACCTGAAAAGCGTGAAGCTCAGGCTGCGGGTGCCCACCGAGGGCAGCGTCGTCACGGTCATGGGTTTCGACCCCGCCACCAACAAGGTCATCACCGCCGACAGCGACCCCAACCGGGTACGGGTACGCATGGGCGGCAGCGAGGCCGGCTACCAATTCGGCGACGACTTCCCCAGTTCGGCCATCCATATCACCGATCTGACCCTCGACAAGGTGGAAGCCTTGCAGGCCAGGGCCGATGCCGCCTATCTGCAGAACCTCAACGGCTTTATCGAAGGCGATGCCGATCTATTGGGCGACCCGGCCCTGGTGGCGGGCGTCAATATCAAGCTGACCGGCCTGAGCAAACGCTTCGACGGCATCTATTACGTACTGGCCAGCAAGCATAGCTACGACGACAGCAGCGGTTACCACACCTCGCTCACCCTCAGGAGAACAGGCGCATGA
- a CDS encoding putative baseplate assembly protein encodes MTDPTLDFRNAEQFYQQALTLARAYTPGWSNYWPSVLDAQAVNDDPGLVQLKLFSLLAAYLAEMENQLPRQRRLAFFQFLNLNLRPPLAARVPIHFTLQADQPPREIPTDSAILASDDQSIRFQTDQPLLVVPAQLSAVLTMLPAQDSYINALPRLAAGLPAPLFPSQDSEQGQVPLSHWFMLGDPDLFKPDPSLQRIVLEFTGQHLNPAYFDRWADGALAPLAASVTAANNALSLTVELEQAPTAGPLTTAELQAELYQADGRVQGFDADQAAAGDQTPQYWLLVQPAPLVRVISALASQLPVITGLRCTLQGSGIQPQQSASAQVQLDIRNGAYPFGETPATDDAFYIRSDSLFGREGAQITLDFTLRDVSTAYPVTLDWQYWDGGAWQSFNATPADVSAHRFVDTTDQLRYNNPAGPTWVRFLCPAISPTTVAGGEGLWIRVVIASGGYGEIGGITTQGVDQAIDAVPDDILTAAQKKAVSDYLNKVEGVNFSYTYTASSYAPPYIKSLQLSYSYAAQPKNLWCYNAFGLSRFLFSPFKPLADRYSNCCLGFAPADFAKYTLGQALTLYFDLVDESTAAAPPLPWQYHDGSAWQPLSVDDGTAGLSRSGIVRLIVPANQPAVTLYSQTAFWFRLQNPYPRQDVAAYGIYPNTVTAGNRSSVVDEILGSSNEQPSQHFQLGYTPVLAGLALVVVEPPGVEALGSADGEQGLLSLSAATPLPSRAAAPVLWLQVETFAFSGPTDRVYTLDYKNGLITFGDGQNGMIPPGGFNNIVAASYQYTQGQQGNVVAGRLTVLRPGFDRIASVVNPTPARGGVDGDSVADLDRAAPAQIKANQRAVQLEDFDTLARAASPAVCLANAVLQADGRIVVAVLALSTVARPYGGPALLNQVADYLRARCLAPLASRIACIEPDYLPIAVVAQLTVDIPPDQRNALQQQLAAQLQAFFQPVNGGPGGLGWPFGEPVQAAQVSRFLHGQAGVVAIVSLALNGEVGQDIPLAPTQLPVAGEMTVLVYPMGG; translated from the coding sequence ATGACCGACCCCACGCTCGACTTCCGCAACGCCGAGCAGTTCTACCAGCAAGCCTTGACGCTGGCGCGCGCCTACACGCCCGGCTGGAGCAATTATTGGCCATCGGTGCTGGATGCCCAGGCCGTCAACGACGACCCCGGCCTGGTCCAGCTCAAGCTGTTTTCGCTGCTGGCCGCTTATCTGGCCGAAATGGAAAACCAGCTGCCCCGGCAACGGCGGCTGGCCTTCTTCCAGTTCCTCAATCTGAATCTGCGGCCGCCGCTGGCGGCCCGGGTGCCTATCCATTTCACCTTGCAGGCCGACCAGCCGCCGCGCGAGATTCCCACCGACAGCGCGATACTGGCCAGCGACGATCAAAGCATCCGTTTCCAGACCGACCAGCCGCTGCTGGTGGTCCCGGCCCAACTGAGCGCGGTACTTACCATGCTGCCGGCGCAGGACAGCTATATCAATGCCCTGCCGCGCCTGGCCGCGGGGCTACCGGCGCCGCTGTTCCCCAGCCAGGACAGCGAGCAGGGACAAGTCCCGCTATCGCACTGGTTTATGTTGGGCGACCCGGACCTGTTCAAACCCGATCCCTCGCTGCAGCGTATCGTGCTGGAATTCACCGGCCAGCACCTCAATCCTGCCTATTTCGACCGTTGGGCCGATGGTGCGCTGGCACCATTGGCGGCCAGCGTGACAGCGGCCAACAACGCGCTGTCGCTGACCGTCGAGCTGGAGCAGGCACCCACCGCCGGCCCGCTTACCACCGCCGAACTGCAAGCCGAGCTGTACCAGGCCGATGGCCGGGTACAGGGTTTCGATGCCGACCAGGCCGCAGCGGGCGACCAGACGCCGCAATACTGGCTGCTGGTGCAGCCGGCGCCGCTGGTGCGCGTGATCAGTGCCCTGGCCAGCCAGTTGCCGGTGATTACCGGCTTGCGCTGCACCCTGCAAGGTAGCGGTATCCAGCCGCAGCAAAGCGCATCGGCCCAGGTGCAGCTGGATATCCGCAATGGTGCCTACCCCTTCGGCGAAACACCGGCCACCGACGATGCCTTCTATATCCGCTCCGACAGTCTGTTCGGCCGCGAGGGCGCCCAGATCACCCTGGATTTCACGCTGCGCGATGTCAGCACGGCCTACCCGGTCACGCTGGACTGGCAATATTGGGATGGTGGCGCTTGGCAGTCCTTCAACGCCACGCCGGCCGATGTCAGTGCCCACCGCTTCGTCGATACCACCGACCAGTTGCGCTACAACAATCCGGCCGGCCCGACCTGGGTGCGCTTTCTCTGCCCGGCCATCAGCCCGACCACCGTGGCCGGCGGCGAAGGCTTGTGGATACGGGTGGTCATCGCCTCCGGCGGCTACGGCGAGATCGGCGGGATCACCACCCAGGGCGTCGATCAGGCCATCGATGCGGTTCCCGACGATATCCTCACCGCCGCGCAGAAGAAGGCGGTGTCGGACTATCTCAACAAGGTCGAGGGGGTGAACTTCTCGTATACCTACACCGCCAGCAGCTATGCACCGCCCTATATCAAATCGCTGCAGCTGAGCTACAGCTATGCAGCCCAGCCGAAAAACCTATGGTGCTACAACGCCTTCGGCTTGAGCCGCTTCCTGTTCAGCCCATTCAAGCCGCTGGCGGACCGCTACAGCAATTGCTGCCTGGGATTCGCCCCGGCCGATTTCGCCAAGTACACGCTGGGGCAGGCGCTGACGCTGTACTTCGACCTGGTCGACGAATCCACCGCCGCCGCCCCGCCCCTGCCCTGGCAATACCACGACGGCAGTGCCTGGCAGCCGCTATCGGTCGACGACGGCACCGCCGGCCTGAGCCGTTCGGGCATCGTCCGCCTGATCGTGCCGGCCAATCAGCCAGCGGTCACGCTGTACTCGCAGACCGCATTCTGGTTCCGGCTGCAAAACCCCTATCCGCGCCAGGATGTCGCGGCCTACGGCATCTATCCCAATACCGTCACGGCGGGCAATCGCAGCAGCGTGGTCGACGAGATCCTCGGTTCCAGCAATGAGCAGCCGAGCCAGCACTTCCAACTGGGCTATACCCCGGTGCTGGCCGGCCTGGCACTGGTGGTGGTCGAACCACCGGGCGTGGAAGCGCTCGGCAGCGCCGACGGCGAGCAGGGACTGCTCTCGCTGTCGGCCGCCACCCCCTTACCCTCGCGTGCCGCCGCACCGGTACTGTGGCTGCAGGTCGAAACCTTCGCCTTCAGCGGACCGACCGACCGGGTCTATACCCTGGATTACAAGAATGGCCTGATCACCTTCGGCGACGGCCAGAACGGGATGATCCCGCCCGGCGGCTTCAACAATATCGTTGCCGCCTCGTATCAGTACACCCAGGGCCAGCAAGGCAATGTCGTGGCCGGCCGCTTGACCGTATTGCGGCCCGGTTTCGACCGCATCGCCTCGGTCGTCAATCCGACGCCCGCGCGTGGCGGGGTGGATGGCGACAGCGTGGCCGACCTGGACCGGGCGGCGCCCGCCCAGATAAAAGCCAACCAGCGGGCGGTACAGCTGGAAGACTTCGATACCTTGGCGCGCGCCGCCAGCCCCGCCGTCTGCCTGGCCAATGCGGTCTTGCAGGCCGATGGGCGGATCGTGGTCGCGGTACTGGCGCTCTCGACCGTAGCACGCCCCTATGGCGGGCCGGCGCTGCTAAACCAGGTAGCCGATTATCTGCGGGCCCGTTGCCTGGCCCCCTTGGCCAGCCGCATCGCCTGCATCGAGCCCGATTACCTGCCGATTGCCGTGGTCGCGCAGCTGACCGTCGATATCCCGCCCGACCAGCGCAATGCCCTGCAACAGCAGCTGGCGGCGCAATTGCAGGCCTTCTTCCAGCCGGTGAACGGCGGGCCCGGCGGACTGGGCTGGCCCTTCGGCGAACCGGTGCAGGCCGCCCAGGTCAGCCGCTTTCTGCATGGCCAGGCCGGTGTCGTGGCCATCGTCTCGCTGGCGCTGAACGGGGAAGTGGGCCAGGACATCCCGCTGGCGCCCACGCAGCTACCTGTGGCGGGCGAGATGACCGTGCTGGTCTACCCGATGGGAGGCTAA
- a CDS encoding phage tail protein codes for MSEIPPSSYLRYLPAVFAKADDGFLANYLQIFQKLLTGLDDSQLNQRKGIQELLAAGVVGNLFYSRFSFLFPDNHRDFVPPLSGLPGQQETALLAEFDSYIGVPDQANAMADYLGGVASQGWQADFTAWLNDFLNWLASWLDLLLDNSWSLDKKRTVIAEIMALYRQRGTPQGLSMLLNLLLDLPMQVGCFTVVDGKQVLTKGTLTVNVLNPTPPAIIVNTQASQPNTFVLRYSYGPGMPLVSGYAPWLFLVQLVLPNYGNHSLVLDLQGAQQVQTLMAQLVTLLDTVKPAASQYRIQVLGGMQLLNYPAASQLNVNAVLGSQLS; via the coding sequence ATGAGCGAGATTCCGCCCAGCAGCTATCTACGCTATCTGCCGGCCGTGTTCGCCAAGGCCGACGATGGCTTCCTGGCCAACTATCTGCAGATCTTCCAGAAGCTGCTGACCGGCCTGGACGACAGCCAGTTGAACCAGCGCAAGGGCATCCAGGAGCTGCTGGCCGCCGGCGTGGTCGGCAATCTGTTCTATAGCCGCTTCAGCTTTTTGTTCCCGGACAACCACCGCGACTTCGTCCCCCCCTTGTCCGGCCTGCCGGGCCAGCAGGAAACCGCGCTGCTGGCCGAATTCGATAGCTATATCGGCGTCCCCGACCAGGCCAATGCCATGGCGGACTACCTGGGCGGCGTCGCCTCGCAGGGCTGGCAAGCCGATTTCACCGCCTGGCTGAACGACTTCCTCAACTGGCTGGCAAGCTGGTTGGACCTTCTGCTGGACAACAGCTGGAGCCTGGACAAGAAGCGCACCGTGATCGCCGAGATCATGGCCTTGTACCGCCAGCGCGGTACGCCGCAGGGCCTGAGCATGCTGCTCAATCTCTTGCTGGACCTGCCCATGCAGGTGGGTTGCTTCACGGTGGTGGACGGCAAGCAGGTCCTGACCAAGGGCACGCTGACAGTCAATGTGCTGAACCCGACCCCGCCCGCCATCATCGTCAACACGCAGGCCAGCCAGCCCAATACCTTTGTGCTGCGCTACAGCTATGGTCCCGGCATGCCGCTGGTGTCGGGCTACGCGCCCTGGCTGTTCCTGGTGCAGCTGGTCCTGCCCAACTACGGCAACCATAGCCTGGTCCTCGACCTGCAGGGCGCGCAGCAGGTCCAGACGCTGATGGCCCAGCTGGTCACCCTCCTCGACACCGTCAAACCCGCCGCCAGCCAGTACCGCATCCAGGTGCTGGGCGGTATGCAGTTGTTGAACTACCCCGCCGCCTCCCAGCTCAACGTCAACGCCGTACTCGGTAGCCAATTATCATGA
- a CDS encoding CIS tube protein, whose amino-acid sequence MLEKAKIIVQQTGEIIPVMYNPTELSLNKSVVLQGEGSNIQFQRVNNDDLVVSLFFDSFETKTDVRRFTDRIAALTKPTVGTGVRKEPPTVVFAWSGALFSGVVLHLEQKFTLFLSSGIPVRAELTVTFKSVLTEQEDLESRGYFNCRRLWTVAENDRLYLIAAQTLGDPALWRLIADANQIYNPLDFPTATDIGKTLVIIDIHSESYNPPVEV is encoded by the coding sequence ATGCTGGAAAAAGCCAAGATCATCGTGCAGCAGACCGGCGAAATCATTCCGGTCATGTACAACCCGACCGAGCTGTCGCTGAATAAATCGGTGGTATTGCAGGGCGAGGGTTCGAATATCCAGTTCCAGCGCGTCAACAACGACGACCTGGTGGTCAGCCTGTTCTTCGACAGCTTCGAAACCAAGACCGATGTCCGGCGCTTTACCGACCGTATCGCCGCGCTGACCAAGCCCACGGTGGGCACCGGCGTGCGCAAGGAGCCGCCCACGGTGGTGTTCGCCTGGTCCGGTGCGCTGTTCAGCGGCGTGGTGCTGCACCTGGAACAGAAGTTCACGCTATTCCTGTCGTCCGGCATCCCGGTACGGGCGGAACTGACAGTCACCTTCAAGTCGGTGCTGACCGAACAGGAGGATCTGGAGTCGCGCGGCTACTTCAACTGCCGGCGCCTGTGGACCGTGGCCGAAAACGACCGCCTGTACCTGATCGCTGCCCAGACCCTGGGCGACCCGGCCTTGTGGCGGTTGATCGCCGACGCCAACCAGATCTACAACCCGCTGGACTTCCCCACTGCCACCGATATCGGCAAGACCCTGGTGATCATCGATATCCACAGCGAATCGTATAACCCGCCGGTGGAGGTCTGA
- a CDS encoding phage tail protein has product MATQLTDPYRGFRFRVEIAGIQIAAFSEATVPDITVDTVDYREGTDPIYKRPLSGLTTYGHLSLKKGLTDGMDLYNWSQQVSQLGSGSKGAKKNISLVLMDSDGTDKVRWNIINAWPMKYETTGLNASSSEVMVETLELAMDYLTRVK; this is encoded by the coding sequence ATGGCTACCCAACTTACCGATCCCTACCGTGGATTCCGTTTTCGCGTCGAGATCGCCGGCATCCAGATCGCGGCGTTTTCCGAGGCGACCGTGCCCGATATCACCGTCGATACGGTCGATTACCGCGAAGGTACCGACCCGATCTACAAGCGGCCCTTGTCCGGCCTCACCACCTACGGCCATCTCAGCCTGAAGAAGGGGCTGACCGACGGCATGGACCTGTACAACTGGTCGCAGCAGGTATCGCAGCTGGGCTCCGGTTCCAAGGGGGCGAAAAAGAATATCTCCCTGGTGCTGATGGATAGCGACGGCACCGACAAGGTGCGCTGGAACATCATCAACGCCTGGCCGATGAAGTACGAAACGACCGGGCTGAACGCCTCCAGCAGCGAAGTGATGGTGGAGACCCTGGAACTGGCGATGGACTACCTGACCCGCGTGAAATAG
- a CDS encoding GPW/gp25 family protein: MLFAADADDIRQAILLILQTAPGERVMLPGFGCRINELVFAAGNAATRSLAELYVKQALDRWEPRIQLLAVNTTIAPALPQCLQIAVDYLIRDRNRPDNLVYPFYLK; this comes from the coding sequence GTGCTGTTCGCCGCCGATGCCGACGATATCCGCCAGGCCATCTTGCTGATCCTGCAAACCGCCCCGGGCGAGCGGGTGATGCTGCCGGGCTTCGGTTGCCGCATCAACGAACTGGTATTTGCCGCCGGCAATGCCGCCACCCGCAGCCTGGCCGAGCTGTACGTCAAGCAGGCGCTGGACCGTTGGGAGCCACGCATCCAATTGCTGGCCGTCAACACCACCATCGCGCCGGCCTTGCCGCAGTGCCTGCAGATCGCGGTCGATTACCTGATACGCGACCGCAACCGGCCGGACAACCTGGTCTACCCCTTCTATCTGAAATAA
- a CDS encoding phage baseplate assembly protein V: MSLIDPALYRAGAAPAFAGVTLAKVKQTNDPKGLGRITVIFQVDGNQIESDWLQVMSFYGGPDYGAFFLPHQDESVLVAFADGDIDQPYVLGLLWNGGIKPPVVGAEKQQDVRLIKTRQGKQLIFDDSQSGQLTLIDEKQNKVQIDTANNHIRVESKGDISVTATGTLTLQAAEVVIRNTAGTVKLDLAAATLQVNGGQNIKMSATMIELN; the protein is encoded by the coding sequence ATGAGCCTTATCGACCCCGCGCTGTACCGCGCCGGAGCGGCCCCGGCCTTTGCCGGCGTCACCCTGGCCAAGGTCAAGCAGACCAACGACCCCAAGGGCCTGGGACGCATCACGGTGATCTTCCAGGTGGATGGCAACCAGATCGAATCGGATTGGTTGCAGGTGATGAGTTTTTACGGCGGCCCGGACTACGGCGCCTTCTTCCTGCCCCATCAGGACGAATCGGTGCTGGTCGCCTTCGCCGACGGCGATATCGATCAACCGTATGTATTGGGCCTGCTATGGAACGGCGGGATCAAGCCGCCGGTCGTCGGCGCGGAAAAACAGCAGGACGTCAGGCTGATCAAGACCCGACAGGGCAAGCAGCTGATTTTCGACGACAGCCAGAGCGGCCAGCTGACCTTGATAGACGAGAAGCAGAACAAGGTGCAGATCGACACCGCCAACAACCATATCCGGGTGGAGAGCAAGGGCGATATCAGCGTCACCGCCACCGGCACCCTGACCTTGCAGGCGGCCGAAGTGGTGATCCGCAATACCGCCGGCACGGTCAAGCTGGACCTGGCCGCCGCCACCCTGCAGGTCAACGGCGGGCAGAACATCAAGATGAGCGCAACCATGATCGAACTCAATTGA
- a CDS encoding phage tail sheath family protein has translation MPTYSHPGIYIEEIPSTRSVQGASTSVAAFVGVTESGPYNTPTLITSWNAFTRQFGSLTWYGFTPWAVYEFFIEGGTSCYIVRTPDNNAAKAAIASAGGTKLAAASVGTWGNSLQLYVCNNGGDATTTAPVFNLLVVVDAAVINGSGGKPPAFDTLPLPTQLLVSYVVQNGLATTTINSKPYYVLEAFNGFVAANAAFVTRINTQSMFIRVTAADDGRPPNTKTPSAFSGGTLPNWDFTNAVNSLRTVQALSLLAVPDTVSITNSTGQSDPVAQAKQINQGLMTCESLASLFYVIDPPFGQNVQGIVSFKSGSATSQALNSSYGALYYPWTWIFNPLNSSSVPLPPSGPTLGRYAYTDLNIGVWKSPAGVNDGAMRSVVALFVPLTDADQDNLNPYGINALRNLINYGNVIYGARTVSQDTQWTYVSVRRLFIYVEQSLKNSLQWVVFEPNGQQLWSAVSRDIAAFLTNLWQSGALFGATAAEAFFVTCDASNNPPETRALGQLFIDIGLAPVYPAEFVIIRITQKTAGPDSGV, from the coding sequence GTGCCTACCTACTCCCATCCCGGTATCTACATCGAAGAGATACCCAGCACCCGTAGCGTCCAGGGCGCATCCACCTCGGTGGCGGCCTTCGTCGGCGTTACCGAAAGCGGTCCCTACAATACCCCCACGCTGATCACCAGCTGGAATGCCTTTACCCGCCAGTTCGGCAGCCTGACCTGGTACGGCTTTACCCCCTGGGCCGTCTACGAGTTCTTTATCGAAGGCGGCACCAGCTGCTACATCGTCCGCACCCCGGACAACAACGCTGCCAAGGCGGCCATCGCCAGTGCCGGCGGCACCAAGCTGGCCGCCGCCAGCGTCGGTACCTGGGGCAATAGCTTGCAGCTATATGTCTGCAACAACGGCGGCGACGCTACCACCACGGCCCCGGTGTTCAACCTGCTGGTGGTGGTGGATGCCGCCGTGATCAACGGCAGCGGCGGCAAGCCGCCGGCTTTCGATACCCTGCCCCTGCCCACCCAGCTGCTGGTCAGCTATGTGGTTCAAAACGGCTTGGCCACCACCACGATCAACAGCAAACCCTACTACGTGCTGGAAGCCTTCAATGGCTTTGTCGCCGCCAATGCGGCCTTCGTCACCCGCATCAACACCCAGTCGATGTTTATCCGCGTCACGGCGGCGGACGATGGCCGCCCCCCCAACACCAAGACACCCAGCGCGTTCAGCGGCGGCACCCTGCCCAACTGGGATTTCACCAATGCCGTCAATTCGCTGCGGACCGTGCAGGCGCTCAGCCTGCTGGCCGTACCCGATACGGTCAGCATCACCAATAGCACCGGCCAGTCCGACCCGGTGGCGCAGGCCAAGCAGATCAACCAGGGGCTGATGACATGCGAATCGCTTGCCAGCCTGTTCTATGTGATCGACCCGCCGTTCGGCCAGAACGTACAGGGCATCGTCAGCTTCAAGTCGGGCTCCGCCACCAGCCAGGCGCTCAATTCCAGCTATGGTGCACTCTATTACCCCTGGACCTGGATCTTCAACCCCTTGAACAGCAGCAGCGTGCCGCTGCCGCCATCCGGCCCCACGCTGGGCCGCTACGCCTATACCGACCTGAATATCGGCGTCTGGAAATCGCCGGCCGGCGTCAACGATGGCGCCATGCGCAGCGTAGTCGCCCTGTTCGTTCCGCTGACCGACGCCGACCAGGACAATCTGAACCCCTATGGCATCAACGCCCTGCGGAACCTGATCAACTACGGCAATGTGATCTATGGCGCCCGTACCGTGTCGCAGGACACCCAGTGGACCTATGTCAGCGTACGGCGCCTGTTCATCTATGTGGAACAGAGCCTGAAGAACAGCCTGCAATGGGTGGTGTTCGAGCCGAACGGACAGCAGCTGTGGTCCGCCGTTTCGCGCGATATCGCCGCCTTCCTCACCAACCTCTGGCAATCCGGCGCCCTGTTCGGCGCCACTGCCGCGGAAGCCTTTTTCGTCACCTGCGATGCCTCCAACAATCCACCGGAAACCCGGGCGCTGGGGCAATTGTTTATCGATATCGGGCTGGCGCCGGTCTATCCGGCCGAGTTCGTCATCATCCGCATCACCCAGAAGACCGCCGGCCCGGACTCGGGCGTCTGA
- a CDS encoding DUF6760 family protein, which translates to MAFIAYHFHWSLDDVLALEHAERRRFCEHISRINKAMSAEDTRRGINLGE; encoded by the coding sequence ATAGCGTTCATCGCCTACCACTTCCACTGGTCGCTGGACGACGTATTGGCCCTGGAACACGCCGAGCGCCGCCGGTTTTGCGAACACATCAGCCGCATCAACAAGGCAATGAGCGCCGAAGACACAAGGCGCGGCATCAACCTGGGGGAATGA